A genomic segment from Lignipirellula cremea encodes:
- a CDS encoding MoaD/ThiS family protein — MHRPSENLRRRVSWTVDLQQQKGRFVPRVSFTANLQRHVDCSAAVVAGATVREALEAVFQERPSLRSYLLDDQQALRQHVMIFIDGRLLIDRTQLSDPVEPESEIYIMQALSGG; from the coding sequence ATGCATCGCCCGTCGGAGAACCTCCGTCGTCGTGTTTCCTGGACCGTTGACCTGCAGCAGCAAAAGGGACGTTTCGTGCCGCGTGTATCGTTCACCGCCAACCTGCAACGCCATGTCGATTGCTCGGCAGCCGTGGTCGCCGGCGCCACGGTCCGCGAGGCGCTGGAGGCCGTTTTTCAGGAACGTCCTTCGCTGCGCAGCTACTTGCTCGACGACCAGCAGGCCTTGCGACAGCACGTGATGATTTTTATTGATGGCCGGCTGCTCATCGACCGTACGCAACTGTCGGATCCGGTCGAACCCGAGAGCGAGATTTATATCATGCAAGCGCTCTCCGGCGGCTAA
- a CDS encoding AHH domain-containing protein, translated as MSTINGWPHFRPVHNASFSRQLRNANISQPAGLTNPHGHHIVMKGAFSLWNDSARRSVRYAQAILQQHNIDIHGIGENVHWGPMSIAGNGIHTQRYAREVAMRLQLVRKGSRQNVLNMLQQIASELQSGTFPI; from the coding sequence TTGTCAACAATTAATGGATGGCCCCATTTCCGCCCGGTCCACAATGCGAGCTTTTCTCGCCAACTTAGAAATGCTAATATTTCACAACCAGCCGGACTGACGAATCCTCACGGTCACCACATCGTAATGAAGGGTGCCTTTTCGCTTTGGAATGATAGCGCTCGTCGCTCCGTACGATACGCACAAGCAATACTTCAACAGCATAATATCGATATTCATGGCATCGGTGAGAACGTACATTGGGGCCCGATGTCAATTGCGGGGAATGGAATACATACGCAGCGGTATGCGAGGGAGGTTGCAATGAGGCTTCAGCTTGTTCGGAAAGGTTCGCGTCAGAACGTGCTCAACATGCTTCAGCAGATTGCAAGTGAACTGCAATCGGGAACGTTTCCAATTTAG
- a CDS encoding suppressor of fused domain protein — MRAIAWSRVAGPEYNRLRNGEIQDLAELITQHFEMLSAFPMGSGTLLHAAAAGNCVEALEMLVATGLEIDQPNKYGNCSPLEDAASAGSMQAAKWLLDRGAAIEGIGAGDSATPLIRAAKEGHLPLVKLLVGHGADINASYLLSEPFNALKWSIANGQTEVEDFLRKHGAKLPEDGVISTVPSPADFTEFVSSLSAHLSAVAGPPTALTLTEIVPSDVPISILAFPPWQGRDSNLLCTAGMSAYRMAAPVSQISYFGFAELFLQLPANWPLDEASLLQGNASWPIHWLKTLARLPFDGSTCYGAYKIVTQSELELPAPNTDFYGALVLRNTDDYGQLVSNDGISLSFYDVIPLFKEECELIRCEGIQRLADALDTLGIDRIANPSRKNAVI, encoded by the coding sequence ATGAGAGCAATCGCGTGGAGTAGAGTCGCCGGCCCGGAGTACAATCGCCTAAGAAACGGCGAGATTCAGGATTTGGCTGAATTGATAACCCAGCATTTCGAAATGTTGTCAGCGTTCCCCATGGGTTCTGGCACACTGCTGCATGCGGCCGCCGCAGGCAACTGTGTTGAAGCTCTTGAAATGTTAGTGGCTACGGGACTGGAAATTGATCAGCCTAACAAGTATGGCAACTGTTCTCCGCTAGAGGATGCCGCGTCGGCTGGTTCCATGCAGGCAGCGAAATGGCTACTGGACAGAGGCGCCGCCATCGAAGGCATCGGTGCGGGCGATAGCGCGACGCCTCTCATTCGCGCAGCAAAGGAAGGGCATCTTCCCTTGGTCAAGCTGCTGGTCGGCCACGGAGCGGATATCAACGCTTCGTATCTTCTTTCCGAGCCGTTCAATGCGTTAAAATGGTCCATTGCTAATGGCCAAACCGAAGTAGAAGATTTCTTGCGAAAGCATGGCGCTAAACTACCAGAAGACGGCGTGATTTCAACAGTTCCCTCTCCAGCGGATTTTACGGAATTTGTTAGTTCCCTCTCGGCGCATTTATCCGCTGTTGCGGGGCCTCCCACTGCGCTTACGCTGACGGAAATTGTCCCTTCGGATGTGCCAATCAGCATTCTGGCTTTTCCACCCTGGCAGGGCAGGGACTCCAATCTTCTCTGCACCGCTGGCATGAGCGCATATCGAATGGCAGCCCCGGTGTCGCAGATATCCTATTTCGGGTTCGCTGAGTTGTTTTTGCAGTTGCCAGCCAATTGGCCGCTAGACGAAGCGTCGCTTTTGCAAGGAAACGCATCGTGGCCCATTCATTGGCTCAAAACACTGGCGCGACTTCCATTTGATGGATCGACCTGCTACGGAGCGTATAAGATCGTAACGCAGAGCGAATTAGAGTTGCCCGCGCCTAATACCGATTTTTATGGGGCGTTGGTTCTCAGGAACACCGACGACTATGGGCAGTTAGTGTCAAACGATGGCATCTCCTTATCGTTTTACGACGTCATACCTCTCTTTAAGGAGGAATGCGAATTGATTCGATGCGAAGGTATTCAACGGCTAGCTGACGCTTTGGATACTTTAGGCATTGATCGAATTGCAAATCCCTCAAGGAAGAATGCTGTGATCTGA
- a CDS encoding beta propeller repeat protein — protein MSIVRCIFSAILLALAIGGVFANRTVSAADGFFLAIGGVDGRDAQGNKLEGQFGTLYTSEDGETWKEVFRGGPVKEDFTHANNNMWRCATYGNGRFVVTGNPKGVLVSENGQDWRVINAPAGSMSVEYGNGLFLAPNAVGFLASKDGLEWESLKPPVDFQIWGAEGAGHVRQCVFGNGVFVCVGEQRLGVTRDGKTWLHHRLLTPEQRPGRSVLLFGNGRFVWLCEKTPSMTSTDGVNWTPIDLKLHEGEGAFGQHGAFDGKHFWTAAPHWKEPLKNVYRSEDGQTWTQATQSKDLPAITTAGNGLLLANVGFSQSFRFSRDGGDSWKEVKVDVPSRKVYFFNGERIVGQSGG, from the coding sequence ATGAGCATCGTTCGTTGCATCTTTTCCGCAATCCTTCTGGCCCTGGCGATCGGCGGCGTTTTTGCGAACAGGACCGTTTCGGCAGCCGACGGCTTTTTCCTGGCGATCGGCGGCGTCGACGGGCGTGACGCCCAGGGGAACAAGCTGGAAGGCCAGTTTGGCACGCTTTATACGTCGGAAGACGGCGAAACCTGGAAGGAAGTTTTCCGCGGCGGACCGGTCAAGGAAGACTTTACCCACGCCAACAACAACATGTGGCGCTGCGCCACGTACGGCAACGGCCGGTTTGTCGTGACGGGCAATCCCAAAGGGGTGCTGGTCTCCGAGAACGGCCAGGACTGGCGAGTGATCAACGCTCCGGCCGGTTCGATGAGCGTGGAGTACGGCAACGGCCTGTTCCTCGCCCCCAACGCCGTGGGCTTTCTGGCCTCGAAAGACGGCCTGGAATGGGAGTCGCTTAAACCGCCGGTCGACTTCCAGATCTGGGGCGCCGAGGGAGCCGGCCATGTGCGTCAGTGCGTGTTCGGCAACGGCGTGTTTGTCTGCGTGGGGGAACAGCGACTGGGTGTTACGCGGGACGGCAAAACGTGGCTCCATCATCGCCTGCTGACGCCGGAACAGCGACCCGGGCGGAGTGTCCTGCTGTTCGGCAACGGCCGCTTCGTCTGGCTGTGCGAAAAAACACCGTCGATGACCAGCACCGACGGCGTCAACTGGACGCCCATTGATCTCAAACTGCACGAAGGAGAGGGCGCGTTCGGCCAACACGGCGCCTTCGACGGCAAGCATTTCTGGACGGCGGCCCCGCACTGGAAAGAGCCGCTGAAGAACGTTTACCGGTCAGAAGACGGACAAACCTGGACCCAGGCGACCCAGAGCAAAGACCTGCCCGCCATTACCACCGCCGGCAACGGCCTGCTGCTGGCGAACGTCGGTTTCTCGCAAAGCTTCCGCTTCTCCCGCGACGGCGGCGACAGCTGGAAAGAAGTCAAAGTCGACGTCCCCAGTCGCAAGGTCTACTTCTTCAACGGCGAACGCATCGTCGGCCAAAGCGGCGGCTAA
- the ispD gene encoding 2-C-methyl-D-erythritol 4-phosphate cytidylyltransferase → MPSFAVILPAAGRSSRFRDQNYKKVYAPLDGRPVWLHSVERFQNRPDVKQTIVVISPDDREDFFARFGANVAILGIEVVEGGQERADSVERALAKVRPEIDFVAVHDAARPCLAEAWIDAVFAAAVESQAAILATPVAGTLKRVANGRIEETVSRERLYEAQTPQVFARQLLLDAYAGRGDFQPTDESQLIERTGKSVRVVEGSPLNLKITTKDDLRLAALALKALPKPSLDNPLHPFADGDLWR, encoded by the coding sequence GTGCCGTCCTTCGCCGTAATCCTGCCTGCCGCTGGCCGCAGCAGTCGATTCCGCGACCAGAACTACAAAAAAGTTTACGCCCCGCTGGACGGTCGACCGGTCTGGCTGCACAGTGTTGAGCGGTTCCAGAATCGGCCGGACGTGAAGCAGACGATCGTGGTTATTTCGCCCGACGACCGGGAGGATTTTTTCGCCCGGTTTGGGGCGAACGTCGCCATTCTGGGGATCGAAGTGGTCGAAGGCGGGCAGGAGCGGGCCGACTCGGTCGAGCGCGCCCTGGCGAAGGTGCGGCCCGAGATTGATTTTGTGGCCGTCCACGATGCAGCCCGGCCATGCCTGGCCGAAGCCTGGATCGACGCCGTGTTTGCTGCAGCCGTGGAAAGCCAGGCCGCCATTCTGGCGACGCCGGTCGCCGGTACGTTAAAGCGGGTGGCGAACGGCCGGATCGAAGAGACCGTGTCGCGAGAGCGGCTGTACGAAGCCCAGACCCCGCAGGTGTTCGCTCGGCAGTTGCTGCTCGACGCTTACGCGGGACGCGGCGATTTTCAGCCGACCGATGAATCGCAGCTGATCGAGCGGACCGGCAAGTCGGTGCGGGTCGTCGAAGGTTCGCCGCTGAATCTGAAGATCACCACGAAGGACGACCTGCGGCTGGCGGCCTTGGCCCTGAAAGCGCTGCCCAAGCCGAGCCTCGACAACCCGCTGCATCCGTTCGCCGACGGAGATCTGTGGCGGTAA
- a CDS encoding NUDIX hydrolase codes for MSESSYAAIDQIDDLPSRLSAAIADPPPLVDAPLMSPELAYGRHRGPASCGHRKAAVLVAMYRHAGAWRLAMTLRPAGLAHPHQVCFPGGRIERGETAQQACLREFEEELGAPARPAHLLGALTPVYVFVSNFMVTPLVAVLERRPVYHPNPAEVAEVVEPTLAELLNPDCYGEHRIIRGRLQFNAPCVCYGQHEIWGATAVILGELMASVRRMLANASPVGEPPSSCFLDR; via the coding sequence TTGTCTGAGTCCTCTTACGCGGCCATCGATCAGATCGACGACCTGCCGTCGCGTTTGTCGGCGGCGATCGCCGATCCGCCGCCGCTGGTCGACGCCCCACTGATGTCGCCGGAGCTGGCGTATGGGCGGCACCGCGGCCCGGCTTCGTGCGGCCATCGGAAAGCGGCCGTGCTGGTCGCCATGTACCGTCACGCGGGCGCCTGGCGCCTGGCGATGACGCTCCGCCCGGCTGGGCTGGCCCATCCGCACCAGGTCTGCTTTCCTGGCGGACGGATCGAACGGGGCGAAACGGCCCAGCAAGCCTGCCTCCGCGAGTTCGAAGAAGAGCTGGGCGCCCCGGCCCGGCCGGCCCACTTGCTGGGCGCGTTGACGCCCGTTTATGTGTTTGTCAGCAACTTTATGGTGACGCCATTGGTCGCCGTCCTGGAACGGCGGCCCGTTTATCACCCCAATCCGGCCGAAGTGGCCGAAGTAGTGGAGCCAACGCTGGCGGAGCTGCTCAACCCGGACTGTTACGGCGAGCATCGCATTATCCGCGGCCGCCTGCAGTTCAACGCCCCGTGCGTCTGTTACGGCCAGCACGAAATCTGGGGCGCCACGGCGGTGATCCTGGGTGAGCTGATGGCCTCGGTGCGGCGGATGCTGGCGAATGCATCGCCCGTCGGAGAACCTCCGTCGTCGTGTTTCCTGGACCGTTGA
- a CDS encoding cytidylyltransferase domain-containing protein — protein MMETLGIIDASPHPSNPQSSPWGLIAAQRLAGRPLLEWVVRGALASSHLARTVVLTSPRTLEFIRGLAPAQVEVIATRAIDPLARFAETARSLQAQAVVNIHIDGPLVDAEAIDQLCQAAQGAASVDYLTWLPPHGATSAEQETCVEWVSARALERADRSAVRPSERISPTRHMRGRPEAFELQYLPAPEPGEAIEFSWPKNGQANDDECNALLLALANRRWDCSQIVAMLERQKAGLERLQHEAA, from the coding sequence ATGATGGAAACGCTCGGCATTATTGATGCTTCGCCACACCCGTCGAACCCCCAGTCGTCGCCATGGGGGCTGATCGCCGCCCAGCGTCTGGCAGGTCGTCCCCTGTTGGAATGGGTCGTTCGCGGGGCGTTGGCTTCGTCGCACCTCGCTCGCACCGTGGTGCTGACCTCTCCGAGGACGCTGGAATTTATCAGGGGACTTGCGCCTGCGCAGGTGGAGGTGATCGCCACCCGGGCGATCGATCCGCTGGCGAGGTTTGCGGAAACGGCCCGATCGCTGCAGGCCCAGGCGGTTGTGAATATTCACATCGATGGCCCGCTGGTCGACGCCGAGGCGATTGATCAGCTGTGCCAGGCCGCCCAGGGAGCTGCTTCGGTCGACTATCTTACCTGGTTGCCGCCCCACGGGGCGACCTCCGCAGAGCAGGAAACTTGCGTCGAATGGGTCTCCGCTCGGGCGCTGGAAAGGGCGGACCGGTCCGCCGTTCGTCCCTCCGAACGGATCTCCCCCACGCGACATATGCGGGGACGTCCTGAGGCGTTTGAACTGCAGTACCTGCCAGCGCCGGAACCCGGCGAAGCGATCGAATTCTCCTGGCCCAAAAACGGGCAGGCCAACGATGACGAATGCAACGCCCTGCTGCTGGCCCTGGCCAACCGCCGCTGGGATTGCTCGCAAATTGTCGCCATGCTGGAACGACAGAAAGCAGGCCTTGAGCGCCTGCAGCACGAAGCTGCCTGA
- a CDS encoding HAD family hydrolase, which yields MNSQFTIVGHYQFRCRSLGLESALRRCDDALPPDLCGMICDMGDILYDASMWRRWLLQLLQRFGLHTNYRAFYRVWEREFADAVNCGQADYWETLSRFLLSAGLNQALIDELTAAARSRCRDLQANVRPLPGVRSTVASLDNLGMAMVGIANGTETKEQLRERLCDMQLEQYIPAAVSSCDLGCTMPAAEAYQAALAELGLPPEKVAFVGHDAIELAGARSLGMTTIAVNYDLDAQADIYLDRFEQLIDLVARLPLAQAV from the coding sequence ATGAACTCCCAGTTCACGATTGTTGGTCATTACCAGTTCCGCTGTCGCAGCCTGGGCCTGGAATCGGCCCTGCGGCGTTGTGACGACGCCTTGCCGCCTGATCTGTGTGGAATGATCTGCGACATGGGCGACATTCTGTATGACGCCAGTATGTGGCGGCGGTGGCTGCTGCAGTTGCTGCAGCGGTTTGGGCTGCATACGAACTATCGGGCGTTCTATCGAGTCTGGGAACGCGAGTTCGCCGATGCCGTCAACTGCGGCCAGGCCGATTACTGGGAAACGCTCAGCCGGTTCCTGCTTTCTGCAGGACTCAACCAGGCGCTCATCGACGAACTGACCGCAGCCGCCCGCTCCCGCTGCCGCGACCTGCAGGCGAATGTGCGTCCGCTGCCTGGCGTCCGGTCCACAGTCGCTTCCCTGGACAATCTGGGAATGGCGATGGTCGGCATTGCTAACGGTACTGAGACGAAAGAACAACTGCGGGAACGCTTGTGCGATATGCAGCTGGAACAGTACATCCCCGCCGCCGTCTCTTCGTGCGATCTGGGCTGCACCATGCCGGCCGCCGAAGCGTACCAGGCGGCCCTGGCGGAACTCGGCTTGCCGCCGGAGAAGGTGGCGTTTGTGGGGCATGATGCGATTGAGCTGGCCGGCGCCCGTTCGCTGGGCATGACGACGATCGCAGTGAATTACGACCTCGACGCGCAGGCCGACATTTACCTCGACCGGTTCGAGCAGCTCATCGACCTGGTCGCCCGCCTGCCGCTGGCCCAGGCTGTTTAG
- a CDS encoding FAD-binding and (Fe-S)-binding domain-containing protein — translation MDKERERIQADLRGLIEGDARCDDVFVQMYASDASIFELRPLAVVRPKSVDDVSAVVKYAAERGIPIHARGAGTGVAGESLGNGIVIDFSHSMRRVISIDEHTARVQPGVVHANLNRHLARRGRLFGPDPATRSVTTMGSVLALDGSGSHWLKYGSARSRVKSMQVVLADGEIMEVNKHLIGDPAEAAAAPRRSELVQRLTDLIMRHADTIRNQQPKSLVNRSGYHLNDVVEQGQLDLARLLVGSEGTLALITEATVITDPLPLHRGVALFFFERLDLAARGALEAANLDISACDLMDRRLLTIAREANPRFEALIPRGCEALLLIELQDDSESDLRARIQNLVNRLQRRKRLAFDSRSTLDREERNLYWRLTRRVVPTLYRLKGSTRPLPFIEDIAVPPAQLPDFLVTLQNVLKAHQVTASLFAHAAHGQLHVRPFLDLANPDNVRKMQGLAADLYDEVLRVGGTISGEHGDGLSRTWYARRQHGPLYDVFRDVKRVFDPQSILNPGKVVADAPQPLAKNLRPVTAYEAEKSSDLEEPVPVDDLPAPSPAARLPLQLVWEEGELPYAARNCNGCGRCRTQSTVERMCPVFRLAPSEEAAPRSKANLLRAVLTGELDRDHLTSDAFKAVADLCVHCHQCRLECPAGVDIPKLAVEAKGQYVAVNGLSLTDSWMTRLDTIAKWCSLSSPAANWALSSPTMRWMIEKLFGVAQGRKLPRFAARSFMRLAQRRRLTRPTRRTDRKVLYFVDLYANWFDVQLAEAFTAVLEHNGVAVYVHPRQSPAGMQSIAVGAVDRAKRLAARNVSLLADAVRQGYHIASTEPSAALCLKREYPQLIDDDDARLVADNSSEACEYLMQLHREGRLELDLRPMNITVGYHQPCHVRALAEPRLGGLPETSAGESLMRLIPGLNVRTIDRGCSGMAGLWGIKRQNYRSSLRSGWGLISALRDPLLTVGATECSCCKIQMEQGVSKPTVHPLKLLALAYNLMPELDDLLTARSNELLTS, via the coding sequence ATGGATAAAGAGCGCGAACGCATCCAGGCCGACTTGCGAGGCCTGATCGAGGGCGACGCCCGGTGCGACGATGTGTTTGTGCAGATGTACGCGTCCGACGCCAGCATTTTTGAGCTTCGCCCGCTGGCCGTCGTCCGTCCGAAAAGCGTGGACGATGTTTCCGCCGTCGTCAAATACGCGGCCGAACGGGGCATCCCCATCCATGCCCGCGGAGCCGGAACGGGCGTGGCCGGCGAATCGCTAGGCAACGGGATTGTGATTGATTTCTCACATTCCATGCGACGCGTGATTTCCATCGATGAACACACCGCCCGCGTCCAGCCCGGGGTAGTGCACGCCAATCTGAACCGCCATCTGGCCCGCCGCGGACGGCTGTTCGGGCCGGATCCGGCCACCCGCAGCGTCACCACCATGGGCAGCGTGCTGGCTCTTGATGGTTCCGGCAGCCACTGGCTGAAGTACGGCTCGGCCCGGTCGCGCGTCAAGTCGATGCAGGTGGTGCTGGCCGACGGCGAAATCATGGAGGTCAACAAGCACCTGATCGGCGATCCGGCGGAAGCAGCCGCGGCGCCCCGGCGGTCGGAACTGGTGCAGCGTTTGACCGACCTGATCATGCGGCACGCCGACACCATCCGGAACCAGCAACCCAAGTCGCTTGTCAATCGTAGCGGCTACCATTTGAACGATGTGGTCGAACAGGGCCAGCTCGACCTGGCACGACTGCTGGTCGGCTCCGAAGGCACGCTCGCCCTGATCACCGAAGCGACCGTGATAACCGACCCGCTGCCGTTACATCGGGGCGTGGCGTTGTTCTTCTTCGAACGTCTGGATCTGGCGGCCCGCGGCGCGCTGGAAGCGGCCAACCTGGACATTTCCGCTTGCGACCTGATGGACCGGCGGCTGCTGACGATCGCCCGGGAAGCGAACCCCCGTTTTGAAGCGCTCATCCCCCGCGGCTGTGAGGCCCTGCTGCTGATCGAACTGCAGGACGACAGCGAAAGCGACCTGCGGGCCCGGATCCAGAATCTGGTCAATCGCCTGCAGCGTCGCAAGCGGCTGGCGTTTGACTCGCGCTCCACGCTGGATCGCGAAGAGCGGAACCTTTACTGGCGGCTGACGCGGCGCGTCGTGCCGACCTTGTATCGCCTGAAAGGCTCCACGCGGCCGCTGCCGTTTATTGAAGATATCGCCGTGCCGCCCGCCCAGTTACCGGACTTTCTGGTGACGCTGCAGAATGTGCTCAAGGCGCACCAGGTGACCGCGTCGTTGTTCGCCCATGCGGCCCACGGACAGTTGCATGTGCGGCCGTTCCTGGATCTGGCGAACCCCGACAACGTGCGCAAAATGCAAGGCCTGGCGGCCGACCTGTACGACGAAGTCCTGCGCGTCGGCGGCACCATCAGCGGCGAGCACGGCGACGGCCTTAGCCGCACCTGGTACGCCCGGCGACAGCACGGCCCGTTGTACGACGTTTTCCGCGATGTGAAGCGAGTCTTCGATCCGCAGTCGATCCTGAACCCCGGCAAGGTGGTCGCCGACGCGCCCCAGCCGCTGGCCAAAAACCTGCGGCCCGTAACGGCCTACGAAGCAGAGAAAAGCAGCGACCTTGAAGAACCAGTCCCGGTCGACGATCTCCCCGCCCCCAGCCCCGCCGCCCGATTGCCGCTGCAGCTGGTCTGGGAGGAAGGCGAACTGCCGTACGCTGCGCGCAACTGTAACGGTTGCGGGCGTTGTCGCACGCAATCAACCGTCGAGCGGATGTGCCCTGTCTTCCGCCTGGCCCCTTCCGAAGAGGCGGCTCCCCGCAGCAAGGCCAACCTGTTGCGGGCCGTACTTACCGGCGAACTTGATCGCGACCACCTGACCTCCGACGCATTCAAGGCGGTCGCCGACCTGTGCGTCCACTGCCACCAGTGTCGGCTGGAATGTCCGGCCGGGGTCGACATTCCCAAGCTGGCCGTCGAAGCGAAGGGGCAGTACGTGGCCGTGAACGGTCTCTCGCTGACGGACTCCTGGATGACACGACTTGACACCATCGCCAAGTGGTGCAGCCTGTCGAGCCCGGCGGCCAACTGGGCCCTGTCCAGTCCCACGATGCGGTGGATGATCGAGAAACTCTTTGGCGTCGCCCAGGGGCGCAAGCTGCCGCGCTTCGCCGCCCGCAGTTTTATGCGACTGGCGCAGCGCCGGCGCCTGACCCGTCCCACCCGCCGCACCGACCGGAAGGTGCTGTACTTTGTCGACCTGTACGCCAACTGGTTCGACGTGCAGCTGGCGGAAGCGTTTACGGCCGTGCTGGAACACAACGGGGTCGCCGTTTACGTGCATCCGCGGCAATCGCCCGCCGGCATGCAGTCGATCGCCGTGGGGGCCGTGGATCGGGCCAAACGGCTGGCAGCCCGGAATGTTTCGCTGCTGGCCGACGCCGTGCGGCAAGGGTACCACATCGCTTCGACGGAGCCGTCCGCCGCCTTGTGTCTGAAACGCGAGTACCCCCAGCTGATCGACGACGACGACGCCCGACTGGTCGCCGACAATTCCAGCGAAGCGTGCGAATACCTGATGCAACTGCATCGCGAAGGGCGACTGGAACTGGACCTGCGACCGATGAACATTACCGTCGGTTACCACCAGCCTTGCCATGTCAGGGCGCTGGCGGAACCGCGGCTGGGCGGCTTGCCGGAAACTTCGGCCGGTGAGAGTCTCATGCGGCTGATCCCGGGTCTGAATGTGCGCACGATTGACCGCGGCTGCTCCGGCATGGCGGGTCTCTGGGGGATCAAACGCCAGAACTATCGCAGCAGCCTGCGGTCCGGCTGGGGGCTGATCTCCGCGCTCCGCGATCCGCTGTTGACCGTGGGCGCCACCGAGTGCTCCTGTTGCAAAATCCAGATGGAGCAAGGCGTATCCAAGCCGACCGTGCACCCGCTGAAACTGCTGGCCCTGGCGTACAACCTGATGCCGGAACTCGACGACCTGCTGACCGCCCGCAGCAATGAACTGCTAACGAGCTAA
- the ggt gene encoding gamma-glutamyltransferase, whose product MMVRCVALLILSLTVCQDLRAEAFAERSRRGMVVAQEVIAAKVGRDTLQAGGNAIDAAVATAFALAVTHPEAGNLGGGGFLLYRPAEGKPVAYDFRETAPALATADMWRVDGKYDPVRHHYSHLAVGVPGTVAGLHRAWKEHGSLPWEQLLAPAVALAADGFLVSEGLAQGLRQAMPRFLVYPASLRAFTRNGKPYQAGDRWRQPDLAQTLQRIAAEGPKGFYQGKTAELIAAEMQRGGGILTQDDLAGYRVKRREPVRGFYRGYEILSMPPPSSGGVALLEMLHILEGYDLAKAGWGSAENLHRYVEAMRRAFADRARYLGDPDFNPDLPLARLLSPEYAAELRRGIRPHRASVSQPDRFDWPHESEETTHLSVVDKERSAVSLTYTLENAFGSAIVVPGAGFLLNNEMGDFNAAPGLTTKSGLIGTRPNLTAPGKRMLSSMTPTIVARDGKLVMVVGSPGGRTIINTVLQIVLNVIDFQMNAQEAVDAGRIHHQWLPDLIQYERQQFSPDTVRLLESWGHAITERGRQGAAQVIVIDPANSDLTGGADRRVADSAAVGY is encoded by the coding sequence ATGATGGTTCGCTGTGTTGCGCTGCTGATTCTTTCGCTGACCGTCTGCCAGGATCTCCGGGCGGAGGCCTTTGCGGAAAGGTCCCGCCGGGGGATGGTCGTCGCGCAGGAGGTGATCGCCGCCAAAGTTGGCCGCGATACGCTCCAGGCCGGCGGGAATGCGATCGACGCCGCGGTCGCCACGGCGTTCGCTCTGGCGGTGACCCATCCGGAGGCCGGCAACCTGGGAGGCGGCGGGTTCCTGCTGTATCGACCGGCCGAGGGAAAACCGGTCGCTTATGACTTTCGCGAAACGGCCCCCGCCCTGGCGACCGCCGACATGTGGCGGGTCGATGGAAAATACGATCCGGTCCGCCACCACTACAGCCACCTCGCCGTTGGCGTGCCGGGGACGGTGGCCGGTCTGCATCGGGCCTGGAAAGAGCACGGTTCTTTGCCCTGGGAGCAACTTCTGGCGCCGGCCGTCGCGCTGGCCGCCGACGGTTTTCTGGTAAGCGAAGGACTGGCCCAGGGCCTGCGGCAGGCGATGCCCCGCTTCCTCGTTTACCCGGCGTCGCTGCGCGCCTTTACCCGTAACGGCAAACCCTACCAGGCAGGCGATCGCTGGCGACAGCCCGACCTGGCGCAGACGCTGCAGCGGATCGCGGCCGAGGGACCCAAGGGCTTCTATCAGGGGAAGACGGCCGAGTTGATCGCCGCCGAAATGCAACGCGGCGGCGGGATCCTGACCCAGGATGATCTGGCCGGATACCGGGTGAAACGCCGGGAACCGGTCCGCGGCTTTTATCGGGGGTATGAAATCCTCTCCATGCCGCCGCCCAGTTCCGGCGGCGTCGCGCTGCTGGAGATGCTGCATATCCTGGAAGGGTACGATCTGGCCAAAGCCGGCTGGGGATCGGCCGAGAACCTGCATCGCTACGTCGAAGCGATGCGCAGGGCGTTTGCCGATCGCGCACGTTACCTGGGCGATCCCGACTTCAACCCCGATCTGCCGCTGGCCCGGCTCCTCTCGCCGGAATACGCGGCCGAGTTGCGACGCGGCATCCGCCCCCATCGGGCGTCGGTTTCCCAGCCGGATCGTTTTGATTGGCCGCACGAGAGCGAAGAAACCACGCACCTGTCGGTGGTCGACAAGGAACGGTCGGCCGTCTCGCTGACGTACACCCTGGAGAATGCGTTCGGTTCCGCAATCGTGGTGCCCGGCGCCGGCTTCCTGCTGAACAACGAGATGGGCGATTTCAACGCGGCCCCAGGACTGACGACCAAGAGCGGACTGATCGGCACCCGGCCGAATCTCACCGCGCCCGGCAAGCGGATGCTCTCCAGCATGACGCCGACGATTGTCGCCCGCGATGGCAAACTGGTGATGGTGGTCGGCAGTCCCGGCGGTCGAACGATCATCAACACGGTGCTGCAGATCGTGCTGAACGTGATCGATTTCCAGATGAACGCGCAGGAAGCGGTGGACGCGGGGCGCATCCATCATCAATGGCTGCCCGACCTGATCCAGTACGAACGCCAGCAGTTTTCCCCCGACACCGTGCGGCTGCTGGAAAGCTGGGGGCACGCGATCACGGAACGGGGCCGCCAGGGCGCGGCCCAGGTGATCGTGATCGATCCAGCAAACAGCGATCTGACCGGCGGCGCCGACCGCCGCGTCGCAGATAGCGCCGCCGTGGGATATTAG